A genomic window from Ascaphus truei isolate aAscTru1 chromosome 1, aAscTru1.hap1, whole genome shotgun sequence includes:
- the LOC142471298 gene encoding uncharacterized protein LOC142471298 encodes MEQVSSPGSASSTQLQEHHGDEDDEDDEDDAAEETEIQSSDHEEVPIETVVPPNRPSTSTYDAIVASEGKIVDAENRRHSDMMTVLERMIGLQEETVSQLAHLHRVFIEVPKQLQKINTSFEALVVQQTQANYWRMTNVPQFNTSQAGSLHAGHFSPHSSDLQSPGPNVTGQVAHIGVQVPDDILPLPSVLHHQLTPTKEATKTQQHKQLVLTRKDETDQPCVVHGVPTCSHVSLPTSPVGEQSLPKSPVGESLPKSPVGESLPTSPVGESLPKSPVGESLPTSPVGESLPISPAREVPEATQSGSVVAKVGGKRKKKMQETTSRPVTRSQKEQKK; translated from the exons atggaacaagtgtcttcacctgggtcagccagctcaacacaactacaag aacatcatggtgatgaggatgatgaggatgatgaggatgacgccgcagaagagactgaaatacaatcaagtgaccatgaagaggtgccaatagaaactgttgtaccgccaaatcgtccatcaacttccacatacgatgcaattgtagcttcagagggaaaaatagtggacgcagaaaatcgtcgccattcagacatgatgacagtgctggaaaggatgattggactgcaggaagaaacagtatcacaattggcacatctccacagagtcttcattgaagtgcctaaacagttgcaaaaaatcaacacctcattcgaagcattagttgttcagcaaacacaagctaattactggagaatgactaatgtaccccaattcaacacctcacaggctggATCATTACATGCTGGCCActtctcaccacattcatctgatcttcagtcaccaggtcccaatgttaccggtcaagtagcacacattggtgtgcaggttcctgacgacatcctaccgctgccatctgtactacatcaccagctgacacctacaaaggaggccacaaaaacacaacagcacaagcagttagtactgaccaggaaagatgaaacggaccaaccatgtgttgtgcacggtgtaccaacttgctcacatgtgtcactgcccacaagccctgttggtgaacagtcactgcccaaaagccctgtaggtgagtcactgcccaaaagccctgtaggtgagtcactgcccacaagccctgtaggtgagtcactgcccaaaagccctgtaggtgagtcactgcccacaagccctgtaggtgagtcactgcccataagccctgcccgtgaagtgccagaggccactcaaagtggctctgttgttgcgaaagttggtggcaaacgaaaaaaaaaaatgcaagagacaacaagcaggcctgttactcgctcacaaaaggaacaaaaaaaataa